CGGAAAGCTGTCCTTTTTTGATTTTATGAACCGTTCCGATTTCCTCAATGATTCCCGTAAACACTTTGCTCTACCTCACTTTCAATCAGAAAATCTTCACCCAGCGGAAGAACACAGCTATTCTTTAATCGGAAAGCCGCAGTAGGATAGCAAATGCCCTCTCCCTCTATCGGAGTTTTTGCAGCCTGTCCACCAAATAATTTAGGTGCGATATAAGCCTGCACTTTCTGTACAATACCGCTGGAAAGAGCTGCCCAATTTAACGTCCCTCCACCCTCCAGCAAAATGCTGTCAATCTGTTTTTCCCCTAATAAATACATAAGCTGTTCTAAATCCACATGACCGTTTCTTTCCTCGACAAGCAGGACATGGCAGCCTTTTTTCTCATACAAGGCACATCTTTCTGCGTCCCTGCAACAGGTTGCAATTATTGTAGGAATCTGCTTTGCTGTGGAAACAACGTTCGCACTTAGAGGTATGCGAAGCGTGGTGTCACAAATAATGCGAATCGGATTTTTTCCACCCTCTATCCGGCAGGTAAGCTGTGGGTCGTCTGTCAATATTGTTCCGATTCCTGCCATAATTGCAGCATATCGGTGACGCTGCTGTGCGACATGGCGTCGTGCCGTTTCGCCCGTGACCCATTTTGACGCTCCTGTTTTAGTTGAAATTTTTCCGTCCATTGTCATGGCATACTTCATCACTACAAAAGGACGCTTGGTTTGAATGTAATGGAAAAACACTTCATTGAGCCTCTCGCAGTCCTCCTGTAAAATATGTTCTGTCACCAAAATCCCTTGTTTTTTTAGAATTTGTATTCCTTTTCCGCTGACAAGGGGATTGGGGTCACCAGAACCGATTACTACCCGTTCAATGCCTGCTTCCATGATTGCATTGATGCAGGGCGGCTGCTTTCCATAATGGCAGCAAGGTTCTAAAGTCACATACATGGTCGCACCTTTTGGATTTTCTGTACATGCCGCTAACGCATTACGTTCTGCATGAGCTTCGCCATATTTTTCGTGCCAACCCTGCCCGATTATCCGTCCTTCCTTTACAATGACAGCTCCTACCATAGGGTTAGGAGAAGTAAAACCGCATCCTTTTTTTGCAAGCTGTAATGCGATTTTCATATAATCACTGTCATTCACAGTATCACCTCCACAAATAGAAAATGCCTTGAACAAAATCGTTCAAGGCAAAAGCAAAAGAGCGCAGGGAATACCTGTGCAAATATAAAGCTCTGGAATATAAAATATCCCAGAGCAATCGCTTTACACGCAGAAAAGAAAACTTTCCTGCGCTTCTTAATCTTCTTTCATCCAGACTATACTGTCGGCTTCGGAGTTTCACCGAATCATGCCTTGCGGCTCGTGGGCTATACCACCGGTAGGGAATTGCACCCTGCCCTGAAGATTTTATTCAATTTACAGGATAAGTATAATCATCTGTTCAATAGTTGTCAAGATTTTTTAGGAATAATGGGCTGCTGCCTGTTCAAATTCTTGTGTGTTACTTTACCGCACATGAGCATTGGAGCCCGGGTTATCCGAGCCGTAGCCCTCCAGCAGATTAACCACGCCCCACACGCCAAGGCCAGCGCCGAGAGCAATAACGAGGGTCTGTAAAGTGTCGATTGCAGATGAGAAAAATGCCATATAAGCCTCCATTTCTCCGGAATTTTCCCGGTAACAAAAAAGCCGCCCATACAGGCGGCAGGTTACAAACTTCGGGACACTTTGTCTCGAAGCGTTTATGCAAAGGCGTCTGGATCGTCGATGTCATCATAGTTGAGGATGTCCTCGTCCTCTTCCGTGAGTGCATCGTCCGACACAGCCACCTCATACATCGTACACGCCTCGTTCAGCCCGGGCCGCCTACGGCGGTTAATGAGCCTGTCGAGGTCAAAAGCGTTTTTCTGTTTATCGGCCTCCGCCGTATAACGGTAGTTCGGATGCCGTTTCAGATCATACTTGGGAGAGAAGAACGGGGGCAGGCCCCGAAGCTGCAAAATACATTTGTCTCCCGGCATGGTTGCAAGTTCGGCTGGGGTCATTAGTTCCCGGCCCAGCCGCTGGGTATTTTGACTGTAGCTTTCCGACTGGCCACGGGAGCGGCTGTCGGTCTGCATACTGATTGTGGCTTTTCCCAACCAGTTCTCGGATATTTCCTTGATGGTGCTGGCTTCGCGGCCACCAAGGAACACCACGCTGTCCATGTTGCCGAGGATTGTCTCGGCGTGTTTATCGTAAATGGCCTTGCACTGTGCCAACTGCTGATATAGCAGGCACAAACTCACCTCACGGGAGCGGATAACTGCGACCAGCTTTTCGAGCTGGGGCACCTGTCCCGTGTTGGCTGCCTCGTCCCACAGCACCCGTACATGGTGCGGCAGGCGGCCACCGTGAACATTGTCCGCCCGTTCACACAGGAGGTTGAACATCTGCGAAAATGCCAGCGCCACTAAAAAGTTGTAGGTCTGCGTGGTATCGGAAATGATGAAGAATACCGCCGTTTTCCGATCTCCGATGCGGTCAAGCTCCAATTCGTCATAGGCCATGACCTCACGAAGCTGCGGGATGTCAAAGGGAGCCAGCCGCGCACCGCAGGAAATCAAAATGCTTTTTGCCGTCTTGCCGCTGGCCAATTTGTACTTTTTATACTGTTTGACCGCGAAGCAATCCGGCTTGCGCTTTTCAAGCCCGGCAAACATATAGTCCACCGCGTTCATAAAGTCCTCGTCATCCTCCTTGACCTCCATGCCGGAAATCATATCCACAAGGGTATTCATGTTCCGATCCTCGGCAGGCCCCTCGAAAATGATGTAGGCGATCAGAGCACAGTACAAAAGCGTTTCCGATTTCGTCCAGAATGGATCGCCTTCCTTGCCTTCGCCCTTGGTGTTGGAAATCAGGGCATCCACGAATTTCAGAATATCGGCCTCGTTGCGGATATACGCCAGCGGGTTATAGTGCATGGATTTTGAAAAATCTATGCTGTTGAATACCTTGATTTTGTACCCGCGTTTTTGCAAGAAAGCTCCGACCTGTCCCAGCACACCGCCTTTGGGATCGACCACCACATAAGAGGAATGAGCCTGTAAAAGCTGGGGCGTGAGCCAAAAGCGGGTTTTGCCGGAGCCGGATGAGCCGATAATACAGCAATTCAGGTTTCTGGCATTTGCGGGGATTTTAGGGCGGGTGTTCATCGTGAGAAACTCCGTCCCGGTCAAAATCACGTTGTTTTCAAACTTCGGATCGACAAACGGTTTGATGTCTTTTTCCGTTCCCCATCGAGCGCTGCCGTATTCTGCATCCCGCCGAAACTTCTTAGCGTTCTTGCTTTTGAAATAGATCAGCAGCCGGAAACCAACTGCGCCTACAATACCAACAAGCCAATCCAGCGGGACAAGGCCGGGGGCAAAGTCCGCAAAGGCCGGGCCAATCGTCTGGCCCAGCCCGATGAGCTTATGTGCAAAATCGTTCCCCGCCGCCAGCCGGTAGGCCGTTCCCAGCTTGAGGAACGCCCACAGGATGAACAGATAGGGAATGTTCGGAATGAGATATTTTCTGATCTTATCTGTCCTCATGGGCCACCTCCTTTGCACGTTCTTTCTGCTTCGGCTTTTCTTTGGAAAGCTGATCTGCCGCCTGTTGCAGTTGTTCCCGGATGGGAACACGGTTCGATTTTGCTTTGCTTAACACTTTCCGGGAATACTCAGAAAAGCAGGCGGTCATTGCGTCTGCCTGTCCAGCCTTGAAAAACAGCAGGTATTTGTCCGGCCCGGTTTTATAGAACGCATAGTCTACATTCCATTTCCGGGCCACGCGGTCAAAGGACTTGGCATCCCCGGATAGCTCAATGCTGTTGGTGGCTGTACCGTGGGCCATGAGCTTTCGCACACTTTGTTTTCCATGCGGTACTTGCCGCCCACGGTATGCCTTGCGGATCTTCCGGCCCACCATGCCCAGCACATACGCCAGTCCCCGCGCCGTCAGCTTGGTTGTTTTTACGGATATGGCTATCGTGTGCCGGGAAATATCTTCATCAATCAGTTACACCGCCTCCTTCCTTGGGACAATTTGTCTCGAAGTGCCATCACCGATCCCCACGGTCTTTTTTCTGCATTTGACGGTAGCCCTCCAAAGAAGAACCGTCTATGATTTCCTGATAAGCGGCCATTTGCTCCCGGATAGAGAGCTTCGGGAAAGAGAATACCTTATGTTCCTTGGGAATATCCTGCAAGCCGTGATACACTTCCACGAAATGATCGCTTTCTTTGACAACATAGCCGCCCGGAGCAAAATGGCCGTTTTCGTGGATGCAGGCATCCCGGCCATACGCCTCATAATCGAAATACGGTTTTACCTGATCCGGCACATCCAACATTTCCAGATCGTCCACATAAATACGCCCCAGCGTTTCCTCATCGGATACGCCGGGGTAAAAGCCGTAACAGTCCAGATTTTGTGTCAGATTGATGATGTCCCGCACCGAAGAACAGTGATCGCCGCTGTCGAGGACGGCCTCCAGTGTTTCCAGCTCCGATGAGGTAAACTCGGAAAGCAGGCAGGCCAGATGATTAAGCTCATCCAGATTTTCATACTCGCTCAAATGGTCATAGAGCCCCAGCACATCCCCATCGAAAGAGGTAATAAAAATTTCCTGATAGCGGACGCCATCCACGCCGATCCGTTTCAAGAGAGCCTCCACCTCCTGGGCGGTTGTGGGAAATTTCAGTGTTTCACCCACAAGCTGGCCCTCGCTGTACTTCCCCGCATTGGTAACGTAGGCTTCAAACAGGGTCGCCATCAGCGGCGGCCCTGTCCCTTGACGGTCAGGATGCCCTCAAGGGTTGTTGCCGTAATTCCCAGCCGCTGGGCCACGGCAATATCATTTTTCATGGCTTCGGTCATACTGTGCCCGCAGACAACCAGCACATGAGAACGGCGGAGCAGGTCACGGCTCATGTCGATGCCGCTTTTATGCTCCTCGGGAACAGCATCGTTGAGAAACAGGGGCAAGTACAAAGGCGGACAAATAGGAGAAAAGCCTGCCTCATACACGGTGCGGCAATACTGCGCCGCCAGTTCTGCGTTTTCGCTATCGCCGCCGAGCCATGCAGCGGTGATATAAGCAAGGGGTCGTTTCATCGTTCATACCTCCGATATTTTAATAAGAAAGTTCAACCCAAACCCCACGCCCTTTCCCAGTCTTGGGAAAGGGGGCGGCTCTGGAGGATATACCCCCGCCGCTTGCCGGGGAAATAGCACAGCCGGGGCAGACCGTCAAGGGCGAGCCGCCGAAAACGGCGGTGCGCTGCACCCTTGACGGCCCACTCCCGGCTGTACTAAAAAACAGGCGGCGACGGGGGATATATACCACCAGAGCCTCTGCGTGAGGGCGGGGCCCTCGGGACAAAGTGTCTCGAAGTTGTTACTTGTCAAGTTCCTGCTTTTTCGGGGCTTTTGCCAGCTCCGGCGGCTGTTTTTCTTTCCAGTCATCCAGCAGGGACATAATCTGTTCTTTCATTTTGGCGGGAGTGACCTCCTTGCCAAAATACTTTTCCAGTTCCGCAGTAGAAATAATCACGCCTCGATCCTCCTTTTTCTGTTCTGATAAGATACCGTCAATGACATCGCCGTTAAGCTTGCCTTCCTTATCCAGCTCCCGGAGCCGTTTAGCCTGGGCCAGCGAGGGCGAAGCCTGCTCCCCGTCAATGGAAACAGCAATAAGCCTCTGATTTTTCGGTTTGATGTAGGAAAGCTCCACGGCAGGCATGAAGCCCATCTTTTTATCGTCTACCTTATCCAGAAGCTCCGGCACAAGGGAGTTGAGCCGCAAGTAGCGCATGACCTTTTTATAGTTCATTTCATGCGCCTCGCCTACAATCTCAACCGAGCGTTTCCCGACATCGCCTTCCGCAACACCTTTCAGCCGCCCGCCCTGATGCTTGATGTCCTCAACCTCGAGTTCCAGCAGCGCGGCCAATTCGCTGGGGAGCATCCCGTCACGCTGCTTGTTGCTGTCCTTCATGGCCTGTACCGCTTCGTGGTCGGTCATTTCACGGACGATAAAGGGCATTTCATCCAACCCGGCCAGCTCGCTACCGTGGGTACGGCGATGGCCCGCTACAATTTCGTAGCCGTTTCCATCTTTCTCCGGGCGGGCAAGACCGGGAACCATTACACCGTTTACGCGGATAGAAGCAACGATTTCCTGCATCTTCGCATCGTCCCGTACCTTAAAGGGGTGCGGACGGAATGTGTGAAATGGATGAACCTCGGAAAGTTTCAGATAAACCAGCTTGCCTTCCTCAACCGGGCGTGGAGGTGTGGTCGGCGCGGGAGCCGTCTGTTCCACAGCAGCTTCCTTCGGTGCCGTATCCTGTGTGGGCTTTACGGGCTCCTTGGCATCCGGGGCCTTTCCGTCACTTCGGGACACTTTGTCTCGTTTGGACGGCTTGGGCTTGTCAGGGGCCGCCTTATCCGCCTTGGGTGGGCGGCCCTTGTGGGCCCCAGCCGATTTCTCCGCTTTCTGATTTTCAGTCGCGGCCTTTTCCGCTTTCGGCGGACGGCCACGGCGCGACTTTTTCGGCTCCTCCGTATTGGCGGGCTGCGGTGTTTCTCCGTGGGCTGCTGCCTCTGGCGTTTCGGTGGTTTCCGCCTTTTCGACTTCGGCGCGGGCGTTCTGCCTCTTTTCCGCCATAAGTTCATTGATTTTGTCAAAGGACACAACCACATCGCCGGACTCAGGTATGGCAGGCCCGGTCTGTTCCTGCTGGGGCTCAGACGCTGCGGCCTGTTCGGGTGTGGTGATAGGCTCGGCGGCCTCCGGGGAAATATTCTCCGCAGGGCCAGTATTCAATTTTTCATCGGCCATTTACGATCCTCCTTTTCGTTAAAGTTGCACAAATTTGAACGCTAAAATTTTGTAGTTATTTTTGTGCCTCCTTTCCGTCTATCCACGCAAAAAAGCCGCCCGTTTTTCATGCCGGACGGCTTTTTGCGTAATGTGATAGATCAAATATTATTTTTTCTGGTTTGTAGGCTCCGAAAAGCCTTGTATTTACAGTGTTCCTAATAGGAAGTAATCATAAGATTATCAATGGATATTTATTACCTAAAAACATGGAGTGCAATCTTACAATAGATGAAATTTTAGATACTTCTGATTATGATTACGAAAATGTCCGGAGAGATAATGTAAATAAGATTAT
The DNA window shown above is from Blautia hansenii DSM 20583 and carries:
- the ribD gene encoding bifunctional diaminohydroxyphosphoribosylaminopyrimidine deaminase/5-amino-6-(5-phosphoribosylamino)uracil reductase RibD, with the translated sequence MKIALQLAKKGCGFTSPNPMVGAVIVKEGRIIGQGWHEKYGEAHAERNALAACTENPKGATMYVTLEPCCHYGKQPPCINAIMEAGIERVVIGSGDPNPLVSGKGIQILKKQGILVTEHILQEDCERLNEVFFHYIQTKRPFVVMKYAMTMDGKISTKTGASKWVTGETARRHVAQQRHRYAAIMAGIGTILTDDPQLTCRIEGGKNPIRIICDTTLRIPLSANVVSTAKQIPTIIATCCRDAERCALYEKKGCHVLLVEERNGHVDLEQLMYLLGEKQIDSILLEGGGTLNWAALSSGIVQKVQAYIAPKLFGGQAAKTPIEGEGICYPTAAFRLKNSCVLPLGEDFLIESEVEQSVYGNH
- a CDS encoding Maff2 family mobile element protein gives rise to the protein MAFFSSAIDTLQTLVIALGAGLGVWGVVNLLEGYGSDNPGSNAHVR
- a CDS encoding VirD4-like conjugal transfer protein, CD1115 family, coding for MRTDKIRKYLIPNIPYLFILWAFLKLGTAYRLAAGNDFAHKLIGLGQTIGPAFADFAPGLVPLDWLVGIVGAVGFRLLIYFKSKNAKKFRRDAEYGSARWGTEKDIKPFVDPKFENNVILTGTEFLTMNTRPKIPANARNLNCCIIGSSGSGKTRFWLTPQLLQAHSSYVVVDPKGGVLGQVGAFLQKRGYKIKVFNSIDFSKSMHYNPLAYIRNEADILKFVDALISNTKGEGKEGDPFWTKSETLLYCALIAYIIFEGPAEDRNMNTLVDMISGMEVKEDDEDFMNAVDYMFAGLEKRKPDCFAVKQYKKYKLASGKTAKSILISCGARLAPFDIPQLREVMAYDELELDRIGDRKTAVFFIISDTTQTYNFLVALAFSQMFNLLCERADNVHGGRLPHHVRVLWDEAANTGQVPQLEKLVAVIRSREVSLCLLYQQLAQCKAIYDKHAETILGNMDSVVFLGGREASTIKEISENWLGKATISMQTDSRSRGQSESYSQNTQRLGRELMTPAELATMPGDKCILQLRGLPPFFSPKYDLKRHPNYRYTAEADKQKNAFDLDRLINRRRRPGLNEACTMYEVAVSDDALTEEDEDILNYDDIDDPDAFA
- a CDS encoding antirestriction protein ArdA; amino-acid sequence: MATLFEAYVTNAGKYSEGQLVGETLKFPTTAQEVEALLKRIGVDGVRYQEIFITSFDGDVLGLYDHLSEYENLDELNHLACLLSEFTSSELETLEAVLDSGDHCSSVRDIINLTQNLDCYGFYPGVSDEETLGRIYVDDLEMLDVPDQVKPYFDYEAYGRDACIHENGHFAPGGYVVKESDHFVEVYHGLQDIPKEHKVFSFPKLSIREQMAAYQEIIDGSSLEGYRQMQKKDRGDR
- a CDS encoding ParB/RepB/Spo0J family partition protein, which gives rise to MADEKLNTGPAENISPEAAEPITTPEQAAASEPQQEQTGPAIPESGDVVVSFDKINELMAEKRQNARAEVEKAETTETPEAAAHGETPQPANTEEPKKSRRGRPPKAEKAATENQKAEKSAGAHKGRPPKADKAAPDKPKPSKRDKVSRSDGKAPDAKEPVKPTQDTAPKEAAVEQTAPAPTTPPRPVEEGKLVYLKLSEVHPFHTFRPHPFKVRDDAKMQEIVASIRVNGVMVPGLARPEKDGNGYEIVAGHRRTHGSELAGLDEMPFIVREMTDHEAVQAMKDSNKQRDGMLPSELAALLELEVEDIKHQGGRLKGVAEGDVGKRSVEIVGEAHEMNYKKVMRYLRLNSLVPELLDKVDDKKMGFMPAVELSYIKPKNQRLIAVSIDGEQASPSLAQAKRLRELDKEGKLNGDVIDGILSEQKKEDRGVIISTAELEKYFGKEVTPAKMKEQIMSLLDDWKEKQPPELAKAPKKQELDK